The DNA segment TTTGACCAGACGCTGGGCTTCGTCGAGTACATCACCCACCGGACGGCTGACCAGTTTGCCGCGCATCGACGGGATGATGCAGAAGCTGCAGCTGTGGTTGCAGCCTTCGGAAATCTTCAGGTAGGCGTAGTGACGCGGAGTCAGCTTGATGCCTTGCGGCGGCACCAGGTCGATCAGCGGGTTGTGATCCTGACGCGGTGGCACTACTTCGTGCACGGCGTTGACCACTTGCTCGTATTGCTGCGGACCGGTCACGGCCAGCACGCTCGGGTGTACGTCGCGGATATTGCCTTCTTCCACGCCCATGCAACCGGTGACGATCACCTTGCCGTTTTCCTTGATCGCTTCACCGATCACTTCCAGCGACTCAGCCTTGGCCGAGTCGATGAAGCCGCAGGTGTTGACCACCACCACGTCGGCGTCCTGATAGGTGGACACCACGTCATAGCCTTCCATGCGCAGCTGGGTCAGGATGCGCTCGGAGTCGACCAGTGCTTTCGGGCAACCCAGAGATACGAAGCCAACCTTTGGATTGGCCGGCGCAGGAGTGGTGGACATGTCTAACCTCGGTGTTTTGTGACGTCGCTTGCCTGGTGTGGAAGCTGACGGACGGGCGCTTGAAGTGCGCCTCTGATCAAAAAGTGCGCAATTCTAGCGATGAGCAACGCACTTGACCAGCTTTATGCAGGGAAATACGACGAGTGCTGCGCTATGCTTCGCGCCGTTGAGCTTTACCAATTTTTTACAGTCAACAAAACGTCTGTAACAACAGGTAAAACAGCGCATGCTGCACCACAAAGCATAGTGCTTCATTCAAAGAAGCCGGTTCTGAGAAGTAGGAGTGTTGGATGGGTCAGGCAAGTAGTCAGGCGGCGGGCGCCGAGCATTCGGCTGCAAAACCGCTGAGCATGCTGGTCGCGGCAGTCGGGGTGGTTTACGGCGACATCGGCACGAGCCCGTTGTACACCCTCAAAGAAGTTTTTGCCGGTCACTATGGGGTGCCGGTCAACCACGACGGAGTCTTCGGGATTCTGGCGTTGATTTTCTGGTCGCTGATCTGGGTCGTCACGATCAAGTACGTGTTGTTCGTCCTGCGGGCCGACAACCAGGGTGAGGGGGGATCATGGCGCTGACCGCCCTGGCGCGACGTGCATCCAGCCGCTATCCCAGGTTGCAGGCCGTGCTGGTGATTCTGGGGTTGATCGGTGCGGCGCTGTTTTACGGCGACAGCATGATCACCCCGGCCATCTCCGTGTTGTCCGCGGTTGAAGGTCTGGAGTTGGCGTTCGATGGCCTGGAGCGCTGGGTGGTGCCGATGGCACTGGTGGTCCTGGTCGCGCTGTTCCTGATCCAGAAACACGGCACCGATCGCATCGGCAAGCTGTTTGGCCCGGTGATGGTCGTGTGGTTCCTGGTGCTGGGGGGGCTGGGTGTCAGCGGGATCGTCAGGCACCCTGAAGTCTTGAATGCGCTGAACCCGATCTGGGGCGTGCGTTTCTTCATGGTTCACCCGGGCATGGGTGTGGCGATTCTCGGTGCGGTGGTGCTGGCGCTGACCGGTGCTGAAGCCCTGTATGCCGACATGGGCCACTTCGGGCGCAAGCCGATTGCCCGTGCCTGGCTGGTACTGGTGCTGCCGGCGTTGGTGCTGAACTACTTCGGTCAGGGCGCATTGCTCCTGGAAAACCCGGAAGCGGCGCGTAACCCGTTCTACCTGCTGGCGCCGAACTGGGCACTGGTACCGCTGGTGGTGCTGGCGACCCTGGCCACGGTGATTGCTTCGCAAGCGGTGATTTCCGGCGCGTTCTCGTTGACCCGGCAGGCCATCCAGCTCGGTTATATCCCGCGCATGCACATTCAGCACACGTCCAGTGCTGAACAGGGGCAGATTTACATCGGTGCAGTGAACTGGGCGCTGATGGTCGGCGTGATCCTGTTGGTGATCGGTTTCGAGTCTTCCGGCGCATTGGCGTCTGCCTACGGCGTGGCGGTCACTGGCACCATGCTGATCACCAGTATTCTGGTGGCGGCGGTGATCCTGCTGCTGTGGAAATGGCCACCGCTGCTGGCGGTGCCGATTCTGCTTGGTTTCCTGCTGGTCGATGGCATGTTCTTCGCGGCCAACGTGCCGAAGATCATTCAGGGCGGTGCCTTCCCGGTGCTGGCGGGGATCGTGCTGTTCATCCTGATGACCACCTGGAAACGCGGCAAGGAGCTGTTGGTCGATCGCCTGGACGAAGGCGCGTTGCCGCTGCCGATCTTCATCAGCAGCATCCGCGTGCAACCACCGCACCGTGTGCAGGGCACCGCGGTGTTCCTCACTGCGCGCTCCGACGCTGTGCCGCACGCGTTGTTGCACAACCTGCTGCACAACCAGGTGTTGCACGAGCAAGTGGTGTTGCTGACCGTGGTTTACGAAGACATCCCGCGCGTGCCGCCGGCACGCCGCTTTGAGGTGGACTCCTACGGCGAAGGCTTCTTCCGGGTGATCCTGCACTTCGGCTTCACCGACGAGCCGGACGTGCCGCAGGCGCTGAAACTGTGCCATCTGGATGATCTGGACTTCAGCCCGATGCGCACCACCTACTTCCTCAGCCGCGAAACGGTGATCGCCTCGAAACTCGAAGGCATGGCCCGCTGGCGCGAGGCGCTGTTCGCATTCATGTTGAAGAATGCCAACGGCAATTTGCGCTTCTTCAATCTGCCGCTGAACCGGGTGATTGAGTTGGGGACGCAGGTGGAAATGTAGGCCTGCATCAACTGAAAAGCCCCCGTCAGCCTTGTAGCTGGCGGGGGCTTTTTTTTGGTTCATCACGGATTACCGGGAAAGACGCTCTTGATCTTCATGAAAAAGAATTCGCTATCCCGGTAACCGTACGCCATCCGCTTGATGACCTTTATTCGATTGTTTATTCCTTCCAACTGACCGGTGTGCATCGGCCAGCGAACCCGGCTCACGATGCCCCGCCAGTAACCCTTTAGCCGTGTGGCGAACTGGATCAGAGCTGGAATTTCGCTTTCATGCGCATGGCGCAGCCATTGCTTCCAGGCCGATCGCCAACCCCAGGCAGTACTCGGGGTCCAGAGTGTTTTGAGTTCAGCCTTCATCAAGTAGACCGTCATCAACGCTTGATTGGCCGCCAGCAGATCCTCCAGGCGGACCTGTTGTTCCGGCGTTTTCAAGTTCTGCGGATTGCGCAGCAACAGCCATCGCGCCTGCTTGATGACCTTGCGGGCCGGCTTGTCGTGACGCAACCGGTTAGCCTCGTCAACGCGGACCCGATCAATCACCTCTCGGCCATATTTGGCCACTACATGGAAGAGGTCGTAGATCACTCGCGCGTTGGGACAGTGCTGGCGAACCTCCAGGTCAAAAGCGGTATTCATGTCCATCGCCACCGCTTCGATGCGTGCGCATCCCTCGGGCCCCAGCTCTTCGAAGAAGGGCCTGACCGCTGCTCGGCTGCGGCCTTCACCGATCCACAGCACGCGGCGTGTATCCGCATCCAGCACCACGCTGGCGTAACGATGACCTTTGAACAGGGCGAATTCGTCCATCACCAGACGTCGCGGTTGTGCCGTTGGCAAAATGCTCAACGCCGCTTGCAAGGCTCGACGCTCCAGCAACCGTACGGTGTCCCAATGCAGCCCGAACAGTTGAGCCACGTGCAGTGTGGGGAGGCGTTCGCAGGCCTGAATGACCGCCTCGGCCAAACGCCGCGTCATGCGGGCATAGCGGTCCAGCCAACTGACGGCCTCCATACGTTTACCACAGTCACGACAGACAACACGCCTGAGCAACACGCTGAGGCGCACCGCACGGCCGAGAATCGGTAAATCGCGGACGGTTCGTTCGCAATACTCATGTGTGGTTGAACAGGGTTTCTGGCAGCCGCCACAGGAAGGAAATCGGGTGGCGTGGGGAATCAGTTCGATCTGTAGGGCGTCACCATCAGGCTTGATGTTGACGACAGAAAAGCCCTCCCAAAACGGAAGGAAAGTATTAATATCGCGCATAAGAACGCCGGTTTGTTAGATGTGTTTGCTCGCACGAACATCATCAATCAAATCGGCGTTCTTGTTTCTGTGTTTCCCGGGATTCCGTGAAGAACCTTTTTTTTGTCTCGTAAACCTCTAACCCACTGCAAATCCCCTGTGGGAGCGAGCTTGCTCGCGAAGGCCGAGTGTCAGTCGAGACATGTGGTGGCTGATCCACCGCATTCGCGAGCAAGCTCGCTCCCACAAGGATTCTGTGGTGTCAGTGGCTTTCAGGCAATTCTTCTTCAGATTCGGTCTTCGTCCGCGCAGGTCGCGGCATCAGCGCTTGGATCACGTCATCAATCAAGGCTTTGCCCATTACCGTCAGGTAATGCGCAGCCCAGGCATGGCGGTCGGTGTCTTTGATGAAGGCAGCGTCCTCGGCGGAGGATTTGGCGAGGAATAGCAGATCGGAAGCTTGCGACAGTGCATCAATGACGGGGACACCGGAGCGGACGTTGAATAGCGCCAGATCCGAGTTGTAGAGGAAAGAGGTAAAGCCGACGGTTGTGAGGTCCGAAGGTGATGAAGGACTTTGTTTGCTCATTGTTTCGCTCCATAAAACGAGGAGCTGCCGCATTCGTTACCACACGAATGGGTGACAGCTGTACGCAGGGTGGTAAACCGGGAGAGCAAAGAAACCGGCAGACCCGAAGGTCTCCCACGCACAGCCGCCATGACTCGGAATTGCAGACGTAAAAACACCTGAGTCGTGTTGGGAGCGTTGTTGCACTTTGCTTAGCCGGGTTACCACACCCGATCACTGAATTGGTCAGCGACCTCTGGAGAGTATCCCGTCGAAAAAAAGCGCAACAGAGCGGCAAAGTGCCCAAACACGAGATTAGGAGTTTGCCTACAAGGTATGCGGACGTCATCTGATATTGCGACTCCGGTAACCGGAATTAAGGTGGCGAGCAATCTCGGGGGCGGTGGATTCTCGAGTTGGCGCCACAGGAGGGGGCCGTATAAAGGGCTTGACGATCGGATATTTTGAATGAGACAAGTGTCCACGTTTTATGGAATGTGGACGAGTGGAGTTTTAAGCTTCATGAAGAGTCAAGACATTTTGCTTTTGTTCAAGATGACCAGCCTTCACGCTCAGGAGGAAAACCTCCTTGGGGTAATGGAGTCGGAGTCAAATTCGAACAGAGTCGAGGAGTTGTTGAAGCCCTACGTGGTCAGTCAAATGACGGCGGGCGGTCGGGTGGGGCAACCATTGGTCACCTACTCCACCGACGGTGTAGATACTGTATTCCGCCGACAGGATTTCGATTCGCCCTTGGACGATGAGGCGGGGTGGGAAGGGTGGTCGGAGCCGGTAGCTGTTCCGCCACTGGCGAGCTGGAGTGAAGGTTACTCGTTGCGTGCGTTGTCTGCTTCACTTGGGCTAAGCAAGAGCGAAGTTTCAAATTCCATCGCCAGGTGTCGTGTGTCCGGGCTGCTCACCAATGACTATGACACCGGACTTCCAAAAGTTAACCGGCGGCAGTTACTAAACATCACCGAGCACGCTCTGAAATACTTTTTCCCTGTAAAGCCCGGGGCAATGGTTCGCGGCATCCCGACGGGTTTTGCAGCACCGGCACTGTCCAAAAGTATCAAAAGTGCTGGCGGACTGATTCCGGTTTGGCCAGATGCACTTGGAGCGGAGCGTGGACAGGCGATAGAGCCGCTCTACAAGACAGTGCCGGAAGCGGTGAAGCGGGACAGGACCCTTTACCACTATCTTGCGCTTGCTGATGCAATCCGCCTTGGAGGTCCGCGAGAGTGTGGTGTTGCGGTCGACATTCTAAAAGCAGGGATGGGACTGAAATAACATGTCATCCAACGCTGATCACAACTACGAGCTTATAGAGTTTGTTGCTGAGGGTTTGGGAGAGGCGTTTCTCGCGGAGGTTGCCTTTGTCGGAGGTTGCACCACAGCCATGCTGGTAACTGATGCTGTTGTGCTGGACGACATTCGCTTCACCGATGATGTTGACCTGGTGATCGAGCTAGCAGGCATTGGCGCCTGGCAGCAGCTTACCGAACGGTTGGCGGCCAGGAATTTCAAGATTACTGGCGAGGATGAAGTGAACTGTCGTTTCCGCTTCAACGACATCGTCGTTGACGTGATGCCTTCTGATCCCGAGGTTCTCGGATATGCCAACCGCTGGTTTGTAGAGGGGCTGGCGCGGGCCAATAAATTTACGTTGCCCAGCGGTACCGTCATCCAGATATTCAAACCGACCTATTTTCTCGCGACAAAACTGGAAGCTTTCAGTGGTCGTGGCGGTGGCGATCCATACCATAAAGACGTCGAAGACATCATTATCTTGATTGATGGACGTCCAGAGCTTTTAGAAGAGGTTCGGCAGGCGGAATCCGAGCTCAAAGAATTCATCACGAATGGAGTTCGAGCACTCAGGGTTCTCAGTGGCATTGACTATGTGATTGAAAGCTCGGGCTCGGTACAGGCCAATCCGGGAAGAGGGCAAATCATTCATGGGCGCATGAAAGAACTGGGCAGCGCATGAAATACCACGTCAGATCGGTAGCAGGGCGAGCCAGGAGAACCAACCATGACTTTGCTGGAGCGCTCTGTGATGGAGAAAACGGCGTATTTGTTATCACGGACGGTACATCGAGGGTTGGCAGTGGCCAGTTGGCTGAGTCCTTTGTGAAAGATGTTTTAGAGGTCTGGTCAAAACACTTTGATCACGGCCTCGATATTCCTGAGTGCGAAGCTGTTGAACAGGTACTGCTTTCTATACTGGCCGACCTCCACCCCGTTTTGTTTGCAAGTCACACAGGCGCCACTTGTTATGTGGTGGGTGTCGCTGCTCATGGGAAACTCACGCTTGCGTATGAGGGTGATTGTTCGTGCGGTGTTGTGACGCCAGCAGGAGCGATCGAATGGATTACGTCGCCCCACTGTAAGGCTAACTGGAGGCGCGACCGTTCCCACTCCGAGCTGGCGCAAGATCCGGCTCGAAACCGGGTGACTCGATGCTTGAAGGCGAGTCGCGCACCGAACCCTGACTTTGTGTTTCATTCATTGACCCTAAGAGAACGACTGGTATTTGCAACCGATGGCTTTTGGGCGGAGCTAACCGAGTTACAGCAAAGCTACTTGCTAGCAGCGCCGGATGGCAGCTGTATCGATGTAGAAGATGACATCACGTGGATAGATGTTCAGCTTTAGTCTCGGTATCGATAGAAGTTTCGACTGGCAGGAAGTGCTGCAAGTTTGCGTAAAAAAGCCCCCGCA comes from the Pseudomonas sp. RSB 5.4 genome and includes:
- a CDS encoding ISL3 family transposase; translated protein: MRDINTFLPFWEGFSVVNIKPDGDALQIELIPHATRFPSCGGCQKPCSTTHEYCERTVRDLPILGRAVRLSVLLRRVVCRDCGKRMEAVSWLDRYARMTRRLAEAVIQACERLPTLHVAQLFGLHWDTVRLLERRALQAALSILPTAQPRRLVMDEFALFKGHRYASVVLDADTRRVLWIGEGRSRAAVRPFFEELGPEGCARIEAVAMDMNTAFDLEVRQHCPNARVIYDLFHVVAKYGREVIDRVRVDEANRLRHDKPARKVIKQARWLLLRNPQNLKTPEQQVRLEDLLAANQALMTVYLMKAELKTLWTPSTAWGWRSAWKQWLRHAHESEIPALIQFATRLKGYWRGIVSRVRWPMHTGQLEGINNRIKVIKRMAYGYRDSEFFFMKIKSVFPGNP
- a CDS encoding DUF3077 domain-containing protein; the encoded protein is MSKQSPSSPSDLTTVGFTSFLYNSDLALFNVRSGVPVIDALSQASDLLFLAKSSAEDAAFIKDTDRHAWAAHYLTVMGKALIDDVIQALMPRPARTKTESEEELPESH
- a CDS encoding MarR family transcriptional regulator: MKSQDILLLFKMTSLHAQEENLLGVMESESNSNRVEELLKPYVVSQMTAGGRVGQPLVTYSTDGVDTVFRRQDFDSPLDDEAGWEGWSEPVAVPPLASWSEGYSLRALSASLGLSKSEVSNSIARCRVSGLLTNDYDTGLPKVNRRQLLNITEHALKYFFPVKPGAMVRGIPTGFAAPALSKSIKSAGGLIPVWPDALGAERGQAIEPLYKTVPEAVKRDRTLYHYLALADAIRLGGPRECGVAVDILKAGMGLK
- a CDS encoding serine/threonine protein phosphatase, which codes for MKYHVRSVAGRARRTNHDFAGALCDGENGVFVITDGTSRVGSGQLAESFVKDVLEVWSKHFDHGLDIPECEAVEQVLLSILADLHPVLFASHTGATCYVVGVAAHGKLTLAYEGDCSCGVVTPAGAIEWITSPHCKANWRRDRSHSELAQDPARNRVTRCLKASRAPNPDFVFHSLTLRERLVFATDGFWAELTELQQSYLLAAPDGSCIDVEDDITWIDVQL